In Methylomagnum ishizawai, one DNA window encodes the following:
- a CDS encoding GGDEF domain-containing protein, giving the protein MGNSVAALALREVLDAAPCGAVIVEAGRIAWANRRWAAWCGGEPVALVGLDWTAPPVAAWFGAATEGTLETVAGAIHWRRTQTPLAAGGTAYFFEDMGAEARLAQERDQYRALAQSLETRDPATGVLNLRAILQALENQMGRSRRYGNPLAAILLRVLPPDGEPDPEALKRVAQELNAELRWADQIGRFDANSFLVVLPETRLAAAEALAAKLGAERAARVRAGGGSIAVSATDWRTGDDARKLLRRLLPTPPQR; this is encoded by the coding sequence ATGGGGAATTCGGTGGCGGCGCTGGCCTTGCGCGAGGTATTGGACGCGGCTCCCTGCGGGGCCGTGATCGTCGAAGCCGGGCGGATCGCCTGGGCGAACCGGCGCTGGGCGGCTTGGTGCGGCGGTGAACCTGTGGCGCTGGTCGGGCTGGATTGGACGGCACCCCCGGTCGCGGCTTGGTTCGGCGCGGCCACCGAAGGCACGCTTGAGACGGTGGCCGGAGCCATCCATTGGCGGCGTACCCAGACGCCCTTGGCGGCGGGCGGCACCGCCTATTTCTTCGAGGACATGGGCGCGGAGGCGCGGCTGGCCCAGGAACGCGACCAATACCGCGCCCTGGCCCAGAGCCTCGAAACCCGCGATCCCGCAACCGGCGTCCTCAACCTCCGGGCCATCCTACAGGCGCTGGAAAATCAAATGGGCCGCAGCCGCCGCTACGGCAATCCGCTGGCGGCGATTCTCTTGCGCGTCCTGCCGCCGGACGGCGAACCCGATCCCGAAGCGCTCAAGCGCGTCGCCCAGGAATTGAACGCCGAACTGCGCTGGGCCGACCAGATTGGCCGTTTCGACGCCAACTCGTTCCTAGTGGTGCTGCCGGAAACCCGGTTGGCCGCCGCCGAGGCGCTGGCCGCCAAGCTCGGGGCGGAACGGGCGGCGCGGGTCCGGGCCGGGGGCGGGTCCATCGCGGTGTCCGCCACCGATTGGCGCACCGGCGACGACGCCCGCAAGCTCCTGCGGCGGTTGTTGCCCACCCCGCCCCAGCGCTGA
- a CDS encoding IMPACT family protein, translating into MLLIEQSSEVHHTVNHSRFIGFALPCADERELRARLSQVARQHADAHHLAFAYRIQTGQGLATYCTDAGEPGGTAGRPILAHLEGFAVVNAVVAVIRYFGGIKLGAGGLVRAYGGTAKLALEAARLIPYVEYTHIRLSIAYPDLQPLTYALGKAGGEILAKDFGARVDLTVKLPAPEAPAFLARFGGKP; encoded by the coding sequence ATGCTGTTGATCGAACAAAGCTCCGAAGTCCACCACACCGTCAACCATTCCCGCTTCATCGGCTTCGCCCTGCCCTGCGCCGACGAGCGCGAACTGCGGGCGCGGCTGTCCCAGGTCGCCCGCCAACACGCCGACGCCCATCATCTGGCCTTCGCCTACCGCATCCAGACCGGGCAGGGGCTCGCCACCTATTGCACCGACGCGGGCGAACCCGGCGGCACGGCGGGACGGCCGATCCTGGCCCATCTGGAAGGCTTCGCCGTGGTGAACGCCGTGGTGGCGGTGATCCGCTATTTCGGCGGGATCAAGCTGGGAGCGGGCGGCTTGGTGCGGGCCTATGGCGGCACCGCGAAACTGGCCTTGGAAGCCGCCCGGCTCATCCCCTATGTCGAATACACCCACATCCGCCTGAGCATCGCCTATCCCGACCTTCAACCGCTGACCTACGCCCTGGGCAAGGCGGGCGGGGAAATCCTGGCCAAGGACTTCGGGGCGCGGGTGGATTTGACCGTGAAGCTCCCCGCGCCGGAAGCCCCGGCCTTCCTGGCCCGGTTCGGCGGCAAACCCTGA
- a CDS encoding CoA-binding protein — MDLIGHLDTPGLRIALVGATDDPGKFGAAIYRDLKRKGYRVYPVNPRRATVDGDPTYAKLGDLPEKPDWVNLVVPPTIGLAVLRECLALGLQRVWLQPGAEDAAILGFLDAHGFAYVARRCIMVESRAQ, encoded by the coding sequence ATGGACTTGATCGGACACCTCGACACCCCCGGCCTCCGCATCGCCCTGGTCGGCGCGACCGACGATCCCGGCAAATTCGGCGCGGCCATCTACCGCGACCTTAAGCGCAAGGGCTACCGGGTTTATCCCGTCAATCCACGCCGCGCCACGGTGGACGGCGACCCGACCTATGCCAAGCTCGGTGATTTGCCCGAGAAACCGGATTGGGTGAACCTGGTGGTTCCGCCCACCATCGGCCTCGCGGTGTTGCGCGAATGCCTGGCGCTTGGGCTGCAACGGGTGTGGTTACAACCGGGGGCCGAGGACGCGGCGATCCTGGGGTTCTTGGACGCGCACGGCTTCGCATACGTGGCCCGGCGCTGCATCATGGTGGAGAGCCGGGCGCAGTAA
- the smbP gene encoding small metal-binding protein SmbP, with protein sequence MPTRTAAGLWAAFAAALVATPTLLPASPAQAEAAPEAGKSPETGKQHIQAALKHAKEAARSGKKGDASVVAQHAQLAKTEVEAALGQSPDNPHLKAALDSLNQAIRQGEYGGGEEARAAAHEAVTHLKAAQ encoded by the coding sequence ATGCCCACCAGGACCGCAGCCGGATTATGGGCGGCGTTCGCCGCCGCGCTGGTCGCTACCCCGACCCTCCTCCCCGCCTCGCCCGCCCAGGCCGAAGCCGCGCCGGAAGCCGGGAAATCGCCGGAAACCGGCAAACAACACATCCAGGCGGCCCTCAAACACGCCAAGGAAGCCGCTAGAAGCGGCAAGAAAGGCGATGCCAGCGTAGTCGCCCAGCACGCGCAACTGGCGAAAACCGAAGTCGAGGCGGCGCTGGGCCAAAGTCCCGACAATCCCCACCTCAAGGCCGCGCTGGACAGCCTGAACCAAGCCATCCGCCAGGGCGAATACGGCGGAGGCGAAGAAGCCAGAGCCGCCGCCCACGAAGCCGTCACCCACCTCAAAGCCGCCCAATAG
- the smbP gene encoding small metal-binding protein SmbP: MRGINLFSLKVGVLAALLALNPAIAAENHKAEALKHAEAAAESGKKGDAPAVVTHAEAAKPHVEAAEKEKASPHFEAADKSLDSAIEHGKMGHADLAGKAAEEAVTHLKAAP, translated from the coding sequence ATGCGTGGAATCAACCTGTTCAGTCTGAAGGTCGGCGTCCTGGCCGCGCTGCTGGCCCTGAACCCAGCCATCGCCGCCGAGAACCACAAGGCCGAAGCCCTGAAACACGCCGAGGCCGCCGCCGAAAGCGGCAAGAAAGGCGATGCCCCGGCCGTGGTCACCCACGCCGAAGCCGCCAAACCCCATGTCGAGGCCGCCGAGAAGGAGAAAGCCAGCCCGCATTTCGAAGCCGCCGACAAGAGCCTCGACAGCGCTATCGAACATGGCAAGATGGGCCATGCCGACCTCGCGGGCAAAGCCGCCGAGGAAGCCGTCACCCACCTGAAGGCCGCGCCCTAG
- a CDS encoding DNA/RNA non-specific endonuclease — MNLRKLLALWALFAGVWRWGRGNPVALLLALAGLGGWYGYEALYVRPQMAYLGLPQATRWADPMTWTRVFRNQGYLAGYSELRGDPLWVIYALSAPPADAPHLKRLNRFIADGRSLTRIGHDDYDKSGYDRGHMAPNHAISLLYGRAGQRDTFLMTNIVPQTAALNERVWERLEEMELDRLAPRLGKLWVVTGPVFEGGTERLKSAFRVEVPDACYKIYAAQGADGAPRFLAVVVPQTVRGNESLDRFVVTVDEVERRTGFDFFPGLDPKLEPAAEGKIDPVFWQVGEWAAVAGRYGDRKGKFTGRE, encoded by the coding sequence GTGAATCTACGCAAGCTGTTGGCGCTATGGGCGCTGTTCGCCGGGGTGTGGCGCTGGGGCCGCGGCAATCCCGTGGCCTTGTTGTTGGCGCTGGCCGGACTGGGGGGCTGGTATGGCTACGAAGCGCTATATGTCCGGCCACAGATGGCCTATCTGGGCCTGCCGCAAGCCACCCGTTGGGCCGATCCCATGACCTGGACGCGGGTGTTCCGCAACCAGGGCTATCTGGCGGGTTACTCGGAATTGCGCGGCGATCCTTTGTGGGTGATCTACGCCCTTTCGGCCCCGCCCGCCGACGCCCCGCACCTCAAGCGCCTCAACCGTTTCATCGCCGACGGGCGCAGCCTGACCCGTATCGGCCACGACGATTACGACAAGAGCGGCTACGACCGCGGCCACATGGCCCCGAACCATGCCATCAGCCTGCTGTATGGCCGGGCCGGCCAGCGCGATACCTTCCTGATGACCAATATCGTGCCGCAGACGGCGGCGCTGAACGAACGGGTGTGGGAACGGCTGGAAGAAATGGAACTGGACCGGCTGGCCCCGCGCCTCGGCAAGCTGTGGGTCGTCACCGGGCCGGTGTTCGAGGGCGGCACCGAACGGCTCAAATCGGCGTTCCGGGTCGAGGTGCCGGATGCCTGCTACAAGATTTACGCGGCCCAGGGCGCGGACGGCGCGCCCCGGTTCCTGGCCGTGGTGGTGCCGCAGACGGTGCGGGGCAACGAGTCGCTGGATCGTTTCGTGGTGACGGTGGACGAGGTGGAGCGCCGTACCGGCTTCGATTTTTTCCCCGGACTCGATCCCAAGCTCGAACCCGCGGCGGAAGGCAAGATCGATCCGGTGTTCTGGCAGGTGGGGGAATGGGCGGCGGTGGCCGGGCGCTACGGCGACAGGAAGGGCAAATTCACGGGGAGGGAGTGA
- a CDS encoding SLC13 family permease — translation MGTQAWIAVGVVSGCLVFLLSTAAAPELILMGGVVALLMFGVLTPEQALGGFANEGMITVALMYVVVAGIRETGGVDLLVQYVLGRPKTLRGALLRLTVPVATVSAFMNNTPLVAIFLPAVLTWAKRLQVSPSKLLIPLSYAAVFGGTITLIGTSTNLIVNGLLVSGNKGHLGLFDIAWVGIPCSVLGILYIWLLAPRCLPERKPASAVFENPKEYTVEMAVEDNGPLVGKTIEEAGLRHLQGLYLVEIGRGEEVLAAVGPYERLQAGDRLVFAGVGDSVVELQRIKGLRPSMDHAFTLEDRTHRERVLVEAVISPHCALIGKTLKEGRFRMAYGSSVIAIARNGQRLEGKLGQIRLEASDTLLLDARPPFLERHRNSNDFLLISQVSDYIPVRHERATLAWLILTAVVASASLEWLSMLKAAMLGASAMLLTGCCSVSEARKSLDGQVLLAIAASFGLGKALELSGAASGVAHGFLALVGGEPWLALALFYFLTVVLTELLSNNSVAVLMFPLALAIADKLGVSFWPFVVAVMVAASMGFSTPIGYQTNLMVYGPGGYQFRDFVLFGVPLNLLMGIVALIVIPWMWPFHP, via the coding sequence ATGGGTACTCAAGCCTGGATCGCGGTCGGCGTGGTATCGGGGTGCTTGGTTTTCCTGCTGTCCACGGCGGCGGCACCGGAATTGATCCTGATGGGCGGGGTGGTGGCCTTGCTCATGTTTGGCGTGTTGACGCCCGAGCAAGCCCTGGGCGGTTTCGCCAACGAGGGCATGATCACCGTGGCCCTGATGTATGTGGTGGTGGCCGGCATCCGCGAGACCGGCGGCGTGGACCTATTGGTGCAGTACGTCCTGGGGCGGCCCAAGACCCTGCGCGGCGCATTGCTGCGGCTGACGGTGCCGGTGGCCACGGTCAGCGCCTTCATGAACAACACGCCCCTGGTGGCGATCTTCCTGCCGGCGGTGTTGACCTGGGCCAAGCGCCTGCAAGTCTCGCCGTCCAAGTTACTGATCCCCCTGAGCTATGCCGCGGTGTTCGGCGGCACCATCACCTTGATCGGCACCAGCACCAACCTGATCGTCAACGGCCTCCTGGTCAGCGGCAACAAGGGCCATCTGGGCTTGTTCGATATCGCCTGGGTGGGGATTCCCTGTTCGGTGCTGGGCATTCTGTACATCTGGTTGCTGGCCCCGCGTTGCCTGCCGGAACGCAAGCCCGCCAGCGCCGTGTTCGAGAATCCCAAGGAATACACCGTGGAAATGGCGGTGGAAGACAACGGCCCCTTGGTCGGCAAAACCATCGAGGAAGCCGGGTTGCGCCATTTGCAGGGCTTGTACCTGGTCGAGATCGGGCGCGGCGAGGAAGTGTTGGCGGCGGTCGGGCCTTACGAGCGCTTACAGGCGGGGGACCGGCTGGTGTTCGCCGGGGTGGGCGATTCGGTGGTGGAATTGCAGCGCATCAAGGGCCTCCGGCCCAGCATGGACCACGCCTTCACCCTGGAAGACCGGACCCACCGCGAGCGCGTCCTGGTCGAGGCCGTGATCTCGCCGCATTGCGCCTTGATCGGCAAGACCTTGAAGGAAGGCCGGTTCCGCATGGCCTATGGCAGTTCGGTCATCGCCATCGCCCGCAACGGCCAGCGCCTGGAAGGCAAGCTCGGCCAAATCCGCCTGGAAGCCTCCGACACCTTGCTGCTGGACGCCCGCCCGCCGTTCCTGGAACGCCACCGCAATTCCAACGACTTCCTGCTGATCAGCCAGGTGTCGGACTACATCCCGGTGCGGCACGAACGCGCCACGCTGGCGTGGTTGATCCTGACGGCGGTGGTGGCGAGCGCCAGCCTGGAATGGCTGTCGATGCTGAAGGCCGCCATGCTGGGCGCGAGCGCCATGCTGTTGACCGGCTGCTGTTCGGTGTCGGAAGCCCGCAAGAGCCTGGACGGACAGGTCTTGCTCGCCATCGCCGCCTCGTTCGGCCTCGGCAAAGCCCTGGAACTCAGCGGGGCGGCGTCGGGGGTGGCGCACGGCTTCCTGGCCCTGGTGGGCGGCGAACCCTGGCTGGCGCTGGCCCTGTTCTATTTCCTCACCGTGGTGCTGACCGAACTGCTCAGCAACAACTCGGTGGCGGTCCTGATGTTCCCCCTGGCCCTCGCCATCGCCGACAAGCTGGGCGTGAGCTTCTGGCCGTTCGTGGTCGCGGTGATGGTCGCCGCCTCCATGGGCTTCTCCACGCCCATCGGTTACCAGACCAACCTGATGGTCTACGGTCCCGGCGGTTATCAGTTCCGCGATTTCGTGCTGTTCGGCGTGCCTTTGAATCTCCTGATGGGGATCGTGGCCTTGATCGTGATTCCCTGGATGTGGCCGTTCCATCCTTGA
- a CDS encoding hybrid sensor histidine kinase/response regulator, with the protein MKQPESQDASHPPSHPPAPSPEFADNPWLDELPHIVWVADPDGGAVHFNHAGRDYMGADPAGADWSAWVHPEDGPVLGAAWTESRPYAVEARLRRRDGAYRWFRIVGKPLPDAGDGIAHWLGTCDDIHEYKQTEHALASKHALLATAPIGLACLDLELRYVQINSALADMNGLPVDAHLGRSVAEVLPELWPGLAPVLQRVLDNGEALVDLELSGETAAEPGITRHWLAGYFPLRVETALVGLGAAVLEITPFKRTEALLRESRDFKRAVLDSMEAQIAVLDRDGVIVEVNAPWHSSALARGSEPGRPAPRTGIGTNYLEVCRACQGPSSEHVLEAHDGIRAVLDGALPCFQLEYPCHIPDQEEWYSMKVTPLGPDIRGAVVAHSRITEYKRIEVKLAEQARQLREADRRKDEFIAMLAHELRNPLAPIGNALKIMGHTDGLPVRAAWCRGVVERQVEHLTRLIDDLLDVSRINHGRIELKREPLALQEVARQAVETSRPLFESRHQRFSLAAPREPIWIEGDRIRLAQVIANLLNNAAKYTGEGGRITLALEARPGHVDIRVRDTGCGIDPACLPNLFELFYQADHSLDRAQGGLGIGLSLVRRLVEMHGGEVRAFSAGRGRGSEFVVSLRRLYSVPVPSAAPLPGPSPAGLKKILIVDDNQDAAESLGLLLGLGGHRVWIAHDGPDALTMALAEPPEVVLLDIGLPGMDGYAVARAMRGSAGTDRPTIIALTGYGQPEDREKTRAAGFDAHLVKPVDLDTLNRLLGAADRGP; encoded by the coding sequence TTGAAGCAGCCGGAATCCCAAGACGCCTCCCATCCTCCCAGCCACCCCCCCGCCCCATCACCGGAATTCGCCGACAACCCCTGGCTGGACGAGCTACCCCACATCGTTTGGGTCGCGGACCCGGACGGCGGTGCCGTCCATTTCAACCACGCCGGGCGGGATTATATGGGTGCCGACCCGGCCGGCGCGGATTGGTCGGCCTGGGTCCACCCCGAGGACGGCCCGGTCCTCGGGGCGGCGTGGACCGAGTCCCGGCCCTATGCCGTCGAGGCCCGGCTGCGGCGGCGCGACGGCGCTTACCGCTGGTTCAGGATCGTGGGCAAACCGCTGCCCGATGCCGGGGACGGGATCGCGCATTGGTTGGGCACCTGCGACGATATCCATGAATATAAACAGACCGAACACGCCCTGGCCTCGAAACACGCCCTGCTGGCCACCGCCCCCATCGGCCTGGCCTGCCTCGACCTGGAACTCCGCTACGTCCAGATCAATTCCGCCCTGGCCGATATGAACGGCCTGCCGGTCGACGCCCATCTGGGCCGGAGCGTCGCGGAGGTCCTCCCGGAACTCTGGCCGGGCTTGGCCCCGGTCTTACAACGGGTGTTGGATAACGGGGAAGCGCTGGTCGATCTCGAACTCAGCGGCGAGACGGCGGCGGAACCCGGCATCACCCGGCATTGGCTGGCCGGCTATTTTCCACTGCGGGTGGAGACGGCCCTGGTCGGCCTGGGCGCGGCGGTCCTGGAAATCACCCCGTTCAAGCGGACCGAGGCGCTGCTGCGCGAAAGCCGGGATTTCAAACGGGCGGTGCTGGATTCCATGGAGGCGCAGATCGCCGTGCTGGACCGCGACGGCGTCATCGTCGAAGTCAACGCGCCTTGGCATAGCTCGGCCCTGGCCCGCGGCTCCGAACCCGGCAGGCCCGCTCCCCGCACCGGGATCGGCACCAACTACCTGGAAGTCTGCCGCGCCTGCCAGGGCCCGTCTTCCGAACACGTCCTGGAAGCCCATGACGGCATCCGGGCGGTGCTGGACGGGGCGCTACCCTGTTTCCAACTGGAATATCCCTGCCATATCCCGGACCAAGAGGAGTGGTACAGCATGAAAGTCACTCCCTTGGGCCCGGATATCCGGGGCGCGGTGGTGGCCCATAGCCGCATCACCGAATACAAGCGGATCGAGGTCAAGCTGGCCGAACAGGCCCGGCAGCTACGCGAGGCCGACCGCCGCAAGGATGAATTCATCGCCATGCTGGCCCATGAACTCCGCAATCCCCTGGCCCCCATCGGCAACGCGCTCAAGATCATGGGCCACACGGACGGCCTGCCCGTGCGGGCCGCTTGGTGCCGGGGAGTGGTCGAGCGCCAGGTCGAGCATCTGACCCGCTTGATCGACGACCTTCTGGACGTATCCCGCATCAACCATGGCCGCATCGAACTCAAGCGGGAACCCCTGGCGCTCCAGGAGGTGGCCCGGCAAGCGGTGGAAACCAGCCGCCCGCTGTTCGAATCCCGCCACCAGCGTTTCTCCCTGGCCGCGCCCCGCGAGCCGATCTGGATCGAAGGCGACCGCATCCGGCTGGCCCAGGTGATCGCCAACCTGCTCAACAACGCCGCCAAATACACCGGCGAGGGCGGGCGCATCACCCTGGCCCTGGAAGCCCGGCCCGGCCATGTGGACATCCGGGTCCGCGACACCGGCTGCGGCATCGACCCGGCCTGCCTGCCCAATTTGTTCGAGCTGTTCTACCAGGCCGACCACAGCCTGGACCGCGCCCAGGGTGGCCTGGGCATCGGCCTGTCCTTGGTGCGGCGCCTGGTGGAGATGCACGGCGGCGAAGTGCGGGCGTTCAGCGCCGGGCGGGGGCGGGGCAGCGAATTCGTGGTATCCCTGCGGCGGCTATACAGCGTCCCGGTTCCATCGGCGGCCCCCCTCCCCGGCCCGTCCCCGGCGGGGCTGAAAAAAATCCTGATCGTGGACGATAACCAGGACGCCGCCGAAAGCCTGGGCTTGTTGCTGGGACTCGGCGGGCACCGGGTCTGGATCGCCCATGACGGGCCGGACGCCCTGACCATGGCCCTGGCCGAACCGCCCGAGGTGGTGCTGTTGGATATAGGCTTGCCGGGAATGGATGGCTACGCGGTGGCGCGGGCCATGCGTGGATCCGCAGGCACGGACCGCCCAACGATCATCGCCCTGACCGGCTATGGCCAACCCGAGGACCGGGAGAAAACCCGCGCCGCCGGTTTCGACGCCCATTTGGTCAAGCCGGTCGATCTCGACACTTTGAACCGGCTGCTGGGCGCCGCGGATCGCGGGCCGTAG
- a CDS encoding zinc ribbon domain-containing protein YjdM has translation MSNVFPPCPQCALENTYPDGDRYVCADCGHEWSATAPEDADATDSRIVRDANGNVLADGDAVVLIKDLKVKGSSTVLKMGTKVKSIRLADGDHEVDCRMEGGNFMLKACYLKKV, from the coding sequence ATGTCCAATGTTTTCCCGCCCTGTCCCCAATGCGCCCTTGAAAACACCTACCCCGACGGCGACCGCTATGTCTGCGCCGATTGCGGCCATGAATGGTCCGCCACCGCCCCGGAGGACGCCGACGCCACCGATAGCCGGATCGTCCGCGACGCCAACGGCAATGTGCTGGCCGATGGCGATGCCGTGGTCCTCATCAAAGATTTGAAGGTCAAGGGTTCGTCCACCGTCCTGAAGATGGGCACCAAGGTCAAGAGCATCCGTCTGGCCGATGGCGACCACGAAGTCGATTGCCGGATGGAGGGCGGCAATTTCATGCTGAAAGCCTGCTATCTGAAGAAGGTCTAG
- a CDS encoding dienelactone hydrolase family protein, with protein MIDITASDGFVFSAYRADPAGAPKGAVVVLQELFGVTRHIRDVVDAHAARGYVAVAPCLFDRAKKGVELGADEAGAAEGLALVRGVGFGKAMADIQATVESVAAHGKVVLIGYDWGGYLAYHAANLVKGLACAIGYYGCGIAEDPGPKRRIPTQLHFGLADPHIPAARIIGFRSTRPDVRVYEYPAGHGFAAEGRAGYSAEAAGLALERVATLIAHTVEGPPTVTLKNAGAYAASANAKADKKKKKPAGEDDLGPPL; from the coding sequence ATGATCGATATTACGGCAAGTGACGGCTTTGTTTTCTCCGCCTACCGGGCGGACCCGGCGGGTGCGCCGAAAGGCGCGGTGGTGGTGCTTCAGGAATTGTTCGGCGTGACCCGGCACATCCGGGACGTGGTGGACGCCCACGCGGCGCGGGGTTACGTCGCGGTCGCGCCCTGTTTGTTCGACCGTGCCAAGAAGGGCGTGGAACTGGGCGCGGACGAGGCCGGTGCCGCCGAGGGCTTGGCCCTGGTCCGGGGCGTGGGTTTCGGGAAAGCCATGGCCGATATCCAGGCCACGGTCGAATCCGTCGCCGCCCATGGCAAGGTGGTCTTGATCGGCTACGACTGGGGCGGGTATCTGGCCTACCATGCGGCGAACCTGGTGAAGGGGCTGGCCTGCGCCATCGGCTACTACGGCTGCGGCATCGCCGAAGACCCCGGCCCCAAGCGGCGGATACCGACCCAACTCCATTTCGGTCTGGCCGATCCCCACATCCCGGCGGCGCGGATCATCGGGTTCCGCTCGACCCGGCCCGATGTCAGGGTGTACGAATATCCGGCCGGCCATGGTTTCGCCGCCGAGGGCCGGGCGGGCTATAGCGCCGAGGCGGCCGGCTTGGCCCTGGAACGGGTGGCGACCTTGATTGCCCACACCGTCGAAGGCCCGCCCACCGTCACCCTCAAGAACGCCGGTGCCTACGCCGCGTCCGCGAACGCCAAGGCCGACAAGAAAAAGAAGAAGCCGGCCGGGGAGGACGACCTGGGGCCGCCCCTGTAA
- a CDS encoding transposase — protein MLAAAPWIMERALGWLNHSRRLSKCYERLTRTDAAWIYIAMTRIMLQRIA, from the coding sequence ATGCTGGCTGCCGCGCCCTGGATCATGGAACGCGCGTTGGGCTGGCTGAACCATTCCCGACGGCTGAGCAAATGCTACGAGCGCCTCACCCGGACCGACGCAGCCTGGATTTACATCGCCATGACCCGCATCATGCTTCAGCGAATAGCTTGA
- a CDS encoding anion transporter, producing the protein MTTIAVIFALVYLGMLLGGLPFLQLDRTGIALLGTIALLVSDSITLEDAGRAIHMPTLILLFAFMVVAAQLRLGGFYGWITERFGTLRTSPPGLLAVLIAVVAGLSAVFSNDVVCLSIAPVLIDICLYRRLDPVPFLLGLACAANIGSAATLIGNPQNMLIGGRLGLSFTGYLQDAAIPVLLAMIVTWLVIAGLWRGRWAGQSRPGPLETATHPPTQLDGWQAAKGLLVAATLFVLFLFSGESRELLALGGAGLLLSSRKLHSRQMLGLVDWQVLLLFIGLFIVNAALERTGLPQRAVADLAASGVDLHRPAVLYGVTFLLSNLVSNVPAIMLLLPVAAPKDGALLALSSTFAGNLLVIGSIANIIVMDAAARRGIHIGWKQHAWVGVPVTLLTLGIAAAYLLVWPGAMR; encoded by the coding sequence TTGACCACCATCGCCGTGATTTTCGCCTTGGTCTACCTCGGCATGTTGCTGGGGGGTTTGCCGTTCTTGCAGTTGGACCGGACCGGCATCGCCCTGCTGGGCACCATCGCCCTGCTGGTCAGCGACTCGATCACCCTGGAGGACGCCGGGCGGGCGATCCATATGCCGACCTTGATCCTGCTATTTGCCTTCATGGTGGTGGCGGCCCAATTACGGCTGGGCGGCTTTTACGGCTGGATCACCGAGCGCTTCGGGACGCTGCGGACCAGTCCGCCGGGCCTGCTCGCCGTGTTGATCGCGGTGGTCGCGGGGCTTTCCGCCGTCTTCAGCAACGATGTGGTCTGCCTTTCCATCGCCCCCGTCTTGATCGACATCTGTCTGTACCGCCGTCTCGACCCGGTTCCGTTCCTGCTGGGACTGGCCTGCGCGGCCAATATCGGCTCGGCGGCCACTTTGATCGGCAATCCGCAAAACATGCTGATCGGCGGCAGGTTGGGCCTTTCGTTCACCGGCTACCTGCAAGACGCGGCCATTCCGGTGCTGCTCGCCATGATCGTGACCTGGCTGGTGATCGCCGGTCTCTGGCGGGGGCGGTGGGCCGGGCAAAGCCGCCCCGGCCCGCTCGAAACCGCAACCCACCCCCCCACCCAGCTCGATGGGTGGCAAGCCGCCAAAGGACTGCTGGTGGCGGCGACCCTGTTCGTGTTATTCCTATTTTCCGGGGAGTCGCGGGAGTTATTGGCCCTGGGCGGGGCCGGCCTGCTGCTATCGTCCCGCAAGCTGCATTCGCGCCAGATGCTGGGCTTGGTGGATTGGCAAGTGCTATTGCTCTTCATCGGCCTTTTCATCGTCAACGCCGCCCTGGAACGCACCGGCCTGCCGCAACGGGCGGTCGCCGACTTGGCGGCTTCCGGGGTCGATTTGCACCGTCCGGCGGTGCTGTACGGCGTCACGTTCCTGCTCAGCAACTTGGTTTCCAACGTCCCGGCGATCATGCTGTTGCTGCCGGTCGCCGCCCCCAAGGACGGGGCGCTCCTCGCCCTGTCGAGCACCTTCGCCGGGAATTTGCTGGTCATCGGCAGTATCGCCAACATCATCGTGATGGATGCCGCCGCCCGCCGTGGTATCCACATCGGTTGGAAACAACATGCCTGGGTCGGCGTGCCGGTGACTTTACTCACCCTGGGGATTGCCGCCGCGTATCTGTTGGTCTGGCCGGGAGCGATGCGCTAA
- a CDS encoding acyl carrier protein, with protein MDKNTVIAQLAAHLQHSAPEQTGELTPDTPLLDDWFAHSMEVIQMVLFLEQRFGIKLGDADISADNFETLDALSDFVLAKLAG; from the coding sequence ATGGATAAAAATACGGTTATCGCCCAACTCGCCGCCCATCTCCAACACAGCGCCCCGGAACAAACCGGCGAATTAACCCCGGATACCCCTTTGCTCGACGATTGGTTCGCCCATTCCATGGAGGTCATCCAAATGGTGTTATTCCTGGAACAGCGCTTCGGCATCAAACTGGGCGACGCCGATATCAGCGCCGATAATTTCGAGACCCTGGACGCCCTGTCCGATTTCGTACTCGCCAAGCTCGCGGGCTAG